The DNA sequence GTCGTTCTGCGTTGAGTTGAGTTTGCAGGGATCGCGATGAGTCTTTTTCGGAATGCATTAAGGAGGTATCCCATGGGTTTAGTAGCCGGGAAGAAGTTGTTCTCAATCATGGCGCTGTGCGCGATGATTGGCCTTCTCCTGCTCCCCATCGCCGTATCGCTTCCGTCACTGGCTATGGGCACCGATGCGCCCGATGCGGTGAAGAAGGATGGTGAGGCGAAGGTTGAGAAGGGGAGAGACGTCTATTATAAGACGGAAGGTATCGTGGCCGGTGCCCCTGCGCCGAAGACTGTCGATGGTCCTCGGGATTATCCTCGGTACAATTTCGAGAGCCGCGTGTTGCTCTGGTTTGCGAATCAGCAGCACCTCTATTACGGAAGTTTCGTGCTCGCGGTTCCGATTTTCTGCATGGTCATTGAGTTCATGGGGGTGGTGACGAAGGATAAGGCGATGGCGAAGCGGTATGACCAGCTCGCCTATGACTTCATCAAGATCAGTTTGACGGCCTATTCGCTGACCGCCATCCTGGGCGGTATCCTGATCTTCACCTTCCTGACGCTCTATCCTGCATTCTTCGGCTATCTCTCTAGCATCTTCCGCCCGGTCATGCATATCTATGCATTGATGTTTGTGGCGGAGAGCGGCACCCTCTACATCTATTATTACGGCTGGGACAAGATGCGGGAAGGGTTCCTCAAGTGGATTCACTTGAGCCTGTCCGTGATCTTGAACGTGATCGGCACCCTGCTCATGTTCCTGGCGAACTCCTGGATCGGCTTCATGATGTCGCCTGCCGGCGTCGATGAACAGGGCCGGTACCTGGGGAACATCTGGCACGTCATCCATACCGCACTCTGGAACCCGCTCAATGTGCACCGCATTTTGGGTAACATGGCGTTCGGCGGCGGTGTCGTGGCGGCCTACGCGGCCTATAAGTTCCTGGCGTCCAAGACGGATGAAGACCGCGCCCACTACGATTGGATGGGGTATATCGCCATGGCGCTCGGCGTGGCTTTCTTGATCCCCTTGCCATTCGCCGGTTATTGGCTGATGCGCGAAGTGTATGCCTATCGTCAGCAGATGGGCATTACGCTCATGGGCGGTCTCTTGGCCTGGCTCTTCATCATTCAAGCCACCATGATCGGTATTCTCTTCTTGAGCACCAATTACTATCTCTGGCAGGCGCTCGGTCGGATGCGCGGTGCGGAGAAGTATCAACGGTACATTAAGTATCTCGTGTTCGTGCTTTGTTGCGGCTACCTGGTGTTCATTACCCCCCACACGATCGTCATGACTCCCGCTGAGCTCAAGGCGATGGGCGGGCAGCAGCACCCGGTGCTGGGTAACTATGGCGTCATGTCGGCCAAGAATGGTGGTATCAACGTCATTATCACCACCACCATTCTCAGCTTCGTCTGGTACATGCGAGGCAATAAGGTCTCGACGGTATCCTGGTCGAAGTTCGGCAATATTTTCATGGGCATCTTCTTCGGTTGCGCCTATTTCAATATTATCGGGCTCGCGGTCCTCGGCTATTACATTCCAGCCAACGTGCGGGTCGGTTTGTCGGTGCCTCAGGTGGCGACGACCTTGTCCTGCCTCTTCTTCATGTTTGCGCTCAACAGCTTCATGATGAAGGGCGCCAAGCAGATGGGGCCCATCGAGTGGGGCAAGATTTCCGCTCGATCACAGTATGCCTTGATCATGCTCGCGACGGCCTTTACCTGGATGATGGGGTTGATGGGCTACATTCGCTCATCGGTTCGGTTGTTCTGGCACGTGAATGAGATCATGCGCGATAACTCTCCCTGGGCCTATACCCATACGGTGGGATTCGCGGCGAACATGATTTCCTTTAATGTGTTGTTCTTCTGGATCAGCATCCTCTTTGTCTTCTGGCTCGGCAGCCTCGGGATAAAGAAGGCGCCAGTTGAAGCGAAGGCAGGGGTTCCAGGCGGCGCACCGCAGCCAGCTGGGGGCCACTAATCATCGTTAGGATCTTGGTTGGGGGGAGAGGGGGCGCGGTGTGCGTGCCTTCCTCCTACCCGAACCTCAGGAGGATAAAACCGTGGGCGATCTGATAAATGAAGCGATCTCAATAGGGTGGCCGCTGCTCGCGCTTCTCGCGAGTCTCTTCGTGTATTCCCTGGTAACTATCAGCGATCCCGCTGCAAAGAAACGCGCGACGTTCAAGCTCTTTATTGGCATGATTGGCGCGTTCATGTTGTTGTTGGCAATCGCGCACTACAAGACGAGCTTTTACGACGCGAACCGGATGTTGCCGGTTTCGCTGGTGCTCATCACCGCCATGTGTTTCATGATGGGAATTTATTTCCCTAACCAGGCTGCGTTGCTGAAGATCGGTGGCTTCATGTTCTTTGTCGCCGCTGGCCTGTCAGGATATGGGAATTGGCTGCCGCAGGTTGAAGGCGGCTTTCCCCCCAAAGAAGAAAAGATTCAGTTTGAGTCGATGACGGCGCAGCAGCTGGCCGACGAAGGCGAAAAGATCATCTTCGGCGGCATCGGGCAAAACAAGGTGCAGGGCGCAATCGGAAAAGGGCAGTGTCCGCTCTGCCACGCGTTCCACAAGGGTATGTTGGGCGAGCGCGCCCCAAACCTTGACGGCCTTCCTGAGCGTGCGGGCAAAGAGCGCTTAGAGGATCCGAAGTACAGCAAGGGCAAGCCGCTGGCCAGAGAATATGCGCAGAAGGAGTCCTTTCCTGGGGCTGGGACTGCAGAGAATGGCCAGGAGTATATCGCTGAATCCCATTCCTGCCCGAGCTGTTACGTCGTTGCAGGGTATGGCGTCAAGGGCACGAACGATAAAGAGAGCCCGATGCCTGCCATCCACAAGCCTCCGATCTCGTTGAGTCTCCCGGAGTTGGCCGCCGTGGACACCTGGTTGTATATCCGCGAAGGACGCGATGCTCCGACATACGAAGAGATCATCAAGTCGTATGAAAAGTTTGTTCCAGAGGCGGATCGGCCAAAGCAGCAGGACGATAAGGCAGCTGGGGCACCCAGCGCTTTGATGGCGGACGGCACGGAGCCGGTCGATCAGATTTTTGCAAAGGCCCAGTGCGTAGCCTGCCACACGATCCCCGGCATCCCGGGCGCGGTCGGCACCATCGGTCCGAAGCTCGAAGAGGGGACGAATGCCCCGCTTCGCATCAAGAGTGCGGACTATAAGGGCGGCGCAAAGACCGTTCCGGACTACATCATGGAGTCGATCGTGTCACCGAGCGCCTATGTGGTGAAGCCATTCCCGGATAATACGATGCCGAAGGTGTTCGGGCAGAAGCTCAGCGCCGGGGCGTTGAAAAAGATCGTCGATTATCTGTCTCAGGTGAAGGCGGGATCGCCGCCGCCGAAGATTTCATAATCTTGTCTGTCTACCTCTTTTGTTGAGCAAAGGGAGTTCGCCGATGAAAGCATTAATGTCAGTCGGGGCACTCATAGGAGCAATTGGAATACTCCTGCTTGCCGGAATGATTCTGGATATCGTTCCGTCAAATACCGTGCGCCTGGTCGAAGGCTACATGCCCATGCAAGTGCTCTTTGAACTCACGCTGTTTGTGGCGGGGTTTACAGGGTTAAGCTACATGTTGGGCACCATGGGAATGGCGTTCCCTCGCTTCTGGCAGGGGATTGCCTTTTGGTGTTTCATCCTCCTGTACCTGAAGTTCCGCGTCTACCCGCCGATTCCTTTCAGTGTTCGCGCCATGTACGGGACGGTCTCACTCGTCGCCGTCTTTATGTGGGTCTCTGCGAACGAGGAAGATTGGAAGAAGTTCAAACAGCCGATCATGAACATCTTGGATGCCCAGAGTGGGGTGAACAAGCTGTTGCGGTATGCCTATCTGGTCCTGTTGCCGATTCTGATCGGCGGCTTCTCCTACAACGCGATGGTCCCGAAATCAGAGGAGCCGATCGAGTTGAGGACGGTGCATCCTGCGCCGCCAGCCAGCACGAAGGTGCATGGAAAGACCTACACGCTGCAAACGTCGCAGAATCCTTATCGCGTGAACCTTGAAGGCAAGTTCGATCAAGAGTACAGCAACGCGAATATTGTGGAGCAGGGTATGGGCCGGTTGATGAAACCGAATGCCAACCCCTGGGATAAGGATGCGCAAGGGTACCTCAAGTATGTGCGTGAGGGCGGAGAGATCTTCTTTCAGAATTGCCATTTCTGCCACGGCGATAACCTGAACGGACGTGGTCTCCATGCCTTCGCGTTCAACCCGATTCCGGCAAACTTTACGGATCCGGGAACGATTGCACAATTACAGGAAACGTTCATTTTCTGGCGCGTAGCCAAGGGTGGAATCGGGTTGCCGAACGAAGGGTTCCCCTGGGCCTCCGTGATGCCACCGTGGGAACAGCACCTGACGGTAGATGAAATCTGGAAAGTGATTTTGTTCGAATATTGGCACACGGGGTATTATCCCCGGACCTGGGACTAATCGTTCACGGGAATTGACAGCCAACCTGGATTTACGACATGAGGGAAACCATGAAGAATTCGTTTAGTCTGAAGGCAGGAATGCTCCTCACAGCTGCCTTTGGAGTCATCCTGGTCGCCGGAAGCACCGGGAGCCTAGCGTTTGCCGACGAGGCCCTTCCTGAGGGCTTCAAGAAAGGCGAATTAGCGCCTGAGCCTGCTGCCGATATGATCGAAGCAGGAAAGCGGGTCTACTTCACCAAGTGCGTGTGGTGTCACGGAGTCGATGGCGCGGGCGATGGCCCAGGCGCCGATCGTCTCTGGCCTCGTCCCCGCAACTTCAACCAGGGGACGTTCAAGATTCGGCGCACGGCCAGCGGTGAGTTGCCGTTGTTCGATGCCAAGAAGCCTGTCCCTGGCCAGAATGACCTGTTTGAGACCGTGACTCACGGTCTCCCGGGTTCTGCCATGCCATCCTGGGAAGGCATCCTGACGGAAGAGCAACGACTCCAAGTACTGTCTTTCGTCACCACCCAGCTGGTGAAGGACCGGAAGTTTACCGACAAGCAGTCCGAAGCTCAGACTGTGTTGCAGCTGGACGATCTGAAGCCGATTCCTGCGACAGAGGAGAGCGTGAAAAAGGGCGCGGAGCTCGTTAAAGAGAAGAAGTGCGTCGAGTGTCACGGCACGGATGGCCGTGGCGACGGCAACGCGTTCAATCTGAAGGACGACTGGGGCTTCTCGATCCAGCCTGCTGACTGGCACAAGTGCTGGAACTTCAGAGGCAGCCGGCAAGATCCCTATAACGTCAAGAACATTTTCCGGACGTTTTCGACCGGAATCAACGGGACCCCGATGCCCTCGTTTGCTGACAACAGCACGGTTGAAGAACGGTGGCACATTGCCAACTTCGTGAACTCGCTGTGTGAGCGCGAAGCTGACGGTACGCCTCTCGCCATCGACCCGTTGGCGGACAAGCCGAAGATCAATTTCGTGGTGTCCTCAGGGGTGGTCGAAGGAGAGATTCCTGCTGATCCAGAGCATGAACTGTGGAAGAACCGGGCTCGCCGGTATGTCGCGATGGGCGGGCAGATCACCCATAAGCCAAGAAATTTCGTGAACCGGATCGACGATATCTGGGTGAAGTCGCTCTATAACGACAAGCATGTCGTGTTCATGTTCCAGTGGGACGACCGGACGAAGAGCGTCGCCACAGGGAAGTTGCCTTGGGCTCCGACCGAGGTCAACATCGATGTGAAGGAACAGGACCCGAAGACGGGCGAAGAGGGTTCAATCGCCGCGCATCAGAACAACTACACGGTCTACAACGATGCGATCGCCATGGAAACTGCTGTGAAGTGGAAAGAGCTTCCAGCCCCGATTAAGCCGCGGTATTTGTTCGGCAGCAACGAACAGTACCCAGTCGACATTGTGAAGTGGGAAGCCGACGGTTCCCTCCGTGCCTTTGAGGGCACGGGCTGGGACAAGGACTTCGCAGAACGCGATACGTACGAAGAGAACATCAAAGTCCTTCACTCGGAGTGGAAGGATGGCCGATGGACGGTGATCATTCAACGTCCGTTGGGCAACAAGAAGGATCAGGATTACGACGAAGATACCTTCTTCGAAATGGGACAGTACATTCCTACCGTGTTCTTCGCCTGGGATGGCCACAACGGTGACGCAGGACGGAAGATGGCCGTGTCGGCCTTCTACTACACGTTCCTGGAGCCGCCGACGCCTCGCGAAGCCTACATCTACCCAGTTGTGATCGCCTTCGGGGTGGTCTTGCTGGAAGGTTGGGTTCTCACCAGACGCTCGAACAAGCGGAAGGGAAAGACCCTCTAACGTTCATTTGAACGAGAGAGTCTGAAGAAGTATGAGGGGGTGGGGTAACCCACCCCCTCTTTCTTTTTGGCGCGGCTGCATTGAGGACACGATGGAGATCGATGTAACCGGCATTCTGCTCGCCGGGGGCAAAAGCCGGAGAATGGGTGAGGATAAGCGGCATCTCCTTGTGGGGGAACAGACCCTCCTTGAGCGAGGGCTGGCAGTGCTCCGCTCAGTCTTTCAGGATGTCCTGGTGGTCATTGCGCAGGACAGCCCTCCGCTCGACGTCGAAGCGCACGTGGTGCGCGACCTGGTCCCTGATTGCGGCAGCCTCGGTGGGCTCTACACGGGGCTAATGCAGGCCACCACGCCCTATATATTTGTCGTGGCCTGCGACATGCCGTTTCTCGATCCGGCAGTCATTGCCCAATTCACGAGCCGGCGAGCCAACGCTGACATCGTGATGGCGAAGCTTGCCTCCCGCATGCATCCGATGCATGCCTTGTATAGCAAGCGATGTTTGCCTGTCGTTGAACGGATGATTCAGGCGCGACAGCTCAAGATCCAGGAGATGGTATCGGACCGGTCTCTCCATGTGCGCTATGTGACTGAGGATGATCTCCGGGCTATCGACCCTTCCGGACGTTCCTTCCAGAACGTGAATACTCCAGCAGACCTGGAGGTGGCACGGTCACTGCTGTCTCAGTTGCCTCCACCCAAGCCCGTATAGCGCCGCCGTGACACGAACGATCGTCATCATCCATCCCGGCAGCCTTGGCGATGTGCTTTTGGCTGTTCCCTCCATGATTCGGTTGCGCAACCGCTTCCCCACCCATAGGCTGATGCTCTGTGCGCAGGATCAGGTCGCGCAGCTGCTTCTCGCCTGTGGCATCATTGATGAGTGGACCTCTGTGCAGGGACGAGCCTGTTCGGACTTGTTCGCCGGGGTGGACTCGGACAGGAGGCAGTTACAGGCCTGGCTGGAGGTCTGCGATCTTGCCATTGGCTGGATGGAGGATCGCGATGGGACCTTGAGCGAGAGGCTCAGGAGGGTCGGCGCTCGAGAGGCGGTCGTGCGGTCTCCCTTCTCGCCCACGATTCAGGCAATCCATCAACGTGACCGGTTTCTTGAAGCGATTCAGGAGGCGCCGTCTGATGGCGGGGGGACTGCCCTGTTGACGGTGCCGGAGCCGCTTCTCCATCTTGGGCAAGTCTGTCTTAACGATGCAGGATTCCCGGTCGGATCGCTGCTCGTCGTCATTCATCCCGGGAGTGGCAGCGCTCATAAATGTGTGGCGCCTGAGGTCTTGGCCTCTGTTGTGGCCGCCATCCAGACCTCCGGGGCGATCCCAGTGATTCTGGAAGGACCGGCAGACCGTGAGCCAGCCGAGCGGCTGATGCAGTCTTGCGTAAGCTCACCGATCGTCCTGAAGGGCCTGGATCTTCTCACTCTGGCCGGGGTGCTGGCCCAGGCGAGCCTTTTTGTCGGGCAGGACTCAGGCGTCACCCATCTGGCAGGTCTGATAGGGGTGCGGACGGTGGCTTTGTTTGGGCCGACCGACCCGGCTCGTTGGGCTCCCAGCGGAACCAAGGTCACAGTGCTGCAGGGCGCACCCTGTCTTTGCCAGTCGTGGAACGATGTCAGTCGGTGTGAGGGAAAGCCTTGTCTCAAGGTCTCGCAGACCCATCTTGAGGCAGTCTGTCTGGCTCACCTTAGAGAGGCCGCATCTCGATAGAGAAGCCCTGCTGGCTGCCTTGTCACTGCCTATTCCGTATGCTAGAGTGACCAGTTCGTTTTTCCTTTCATTGGTAAGGACTTAGGAGCTTTCTTTGTCTAGTGGAGTCGTGCAGGAAAAGGTCACCAGTGCGCTCCTCGGAGCGCTCAATGGAGCCAAAAAAAAAGGCCAACTGAAGACGGAAGCCTGGCCCGAGCTGAGTCTGGATGCTCCCAAACGGCCTGAATGGGGAGACCTCGCCTCAACGGTCGCCATGTCTCTTGCTGCCTCAGAGCAACGAGCGCCCCACGACATTGCCCAAATCATCATCGACAATCTTTCTCAGGACGAGCAACTTTTCGACCGGGTCGAAATTGCCAGGCCCGGGTTCCTCAACCTCACGCTCAAGCCTGCCATCTGGCAAGAAGTGCTCAGGGAAATCGAGCTGAAAGGGTCGGCCTACGGGCGAGCCGAAGTGGGGGAGCGACGTCGCGTGTTGGTGGAATATGTGAGTGCGAATCCGACCGGCCCGTTGCATGTGGGCCATGGGCGCGGCGCAGCGGTCGGGCAGGCGGTCGCGAATATGCTGAAGGCGATCGGGTATGACGTCGTGAGCGAATACTATATCAACGACGCAGGCCGACAGATGAAATTGCTGGGAACTTCCGTCTACGCACGGTACGAGGAACTCTCGAATCGGCCGATCGAATTTCCGACAGAGGGGTATCACGGGGCCTACATCACTGCCGTGGCCGAGCGAGTGAAGCAGCAGCTCGGGGCCGAGCTGGCCGGGCGTGAGGCGACAGAGGTGGAGGCGCGTTGCCGAACGTTTGCCTATCAGGAGCTGCTGGGTCTGATTCGCGAGGATCTGAAATCCTTCGGGATCGAGTTCGAGTCCTGGTTCAGCGAGGCCTCCCTCGTGGATTCAGGGGCGGTTCAGCGGGTCTTGGATGAATTGAAAGCGCAGCAGTTTCTCTTCGAAGAGGAAGGCGCCTGGTGGTTCCGGTCTTCAGCCTTCGGTGACGAGAAGGATCGCGTCGTCCGGAAGCAGGACGGCGAATATACCTACCTGGCCTCCGACATTGCCTACCATCAAGACAAATTGCGGCGCGGATACGATCTGCTCATCGACGTCTGGGGCGCGGATCACCATGGCTATATTCCCCGCATGCAAGCGGTGGTGCAGGCTTATGGCCATCCGAAAGATCGCCTCCAGGTCGTGCTGGTCCAGATGGTGAATCTGTTGCGCGGCGGGAAAAAAGTGGAAATGTCGAAGCGGGCCGGCGAGTTCATCACGATGCGGGAAGTCATCGATGAAGTCGGGGCCGACGCGGCCAAGTTCTTTTT is a window from the Nitrospirota bacterium genome containing:
- a CDS encoding cytochrome ubiquinol oxidase subunit I gives rise to the protein MGLVAGKKLFSIMALCAMIGLLLLPIAVSLPSLAMGTDAPDAVKKDGEAKVEKGRDVYYKTEGIVAGAPAPKTVDGPRDYPRYNFESRVLLWFANQQHLYYGSFVLAVPIFCMVIEFMGVVTKDKAMAKRYDQLAYDFIKISLTAYSLTAILGGILIFTFLTLYPAFFGYLSSIFRPVMHIYALMFVAESGTLYIYYYGWDKMREGFLKWIHLSLSVILNVIGTLLMFLANSWIGFMMSPAGVDEQGRYLGNIWHVIHTALWNPLNVHRILGNMAFGGGVVAAYAAYKFLASKTDEDRAHYDWMGYIAMALGVAFLIPLPFAGYWLMREVYAYRQQMGITLMGGLLAWLFIIQATMIGILFLSTNYYLWQALGRMRGAEKYQRYIKYLVFVLCCGYLVFITPHTIVMTPAELKAMGGQQHPVLGNYGVMSAKNGGINVIITTTILSFVWYMRGNKVSTVSWSKFGNIFMGIFFGCAYFNIIGLAVLGYYIPANVRVGLSVPQVATTLSCLFFMFALNSFMMKGAKQMGPIEWGKISARSQYALIMLATAFTWMMGLMGYIRSSVRLFWHVNEIMRDNSPWAYTHTVGFAANMISFNVLFFWISILFVFWLGSLGIKKAPVEAKAGVPGGAPQPAGGH
- a CDS encoding molybdenum cofactor guanylyltransferase; this translates as MEIDVTGILLAGGKSRRMGEDKRHLLVGEQTLLERGLAVLRSVFQDVLVVIAQDSPPLDVEAHVVRDLVPDCGSLGGLYTGLMQATTPYIFVVACDMPFLDPAVIAQFTSRRANADIVMAKLASRMHPMHALYSKRCLPVVERMIQARQLKIQEMVSDRSLHVRYVTEDDLRAIDPSGRSFQNVNTPADLEVARSLLSQLPPPKPV
- a CDS encoding nitric oxide reductase, which translates into the protein MGDLINEAISIGWPLLALLASLFVYSLVTISDPAAKKRATFKLFIGMIGAFMLLLAIAHYKTSFYDANRMLPVSLVLITAMCFMMGIYFPNQAALLKIGGFMFFVAAGLSGYGNWLPQVEGGFPPKEEKIQFESMTAQQLADEGEKIIFGGIGQNKVQGAIGKGQCPLCHAFHKGMLGERAPNLDGLPERAGKERLEDPKYSKGKPLAREYAQKESFPGAGTAENGQEYIAESHSCPSCYVVAGYGVKGTNDKESPMPAIHKPPISLSLPELAAVDTWLYIREGRDAPTYEEIIKSYEKFVPEADRPKQQDDKAAGAPSALMADGTEPVDQIFAKAQCVACHTIPGIPGAVGTIGPKLEEGTNAPLRIKSADYKGGAKTVPDYIMESIVSPSAYVVKPFPDNTMPKVFGQKLSAGALKKIVDYLSQVKAGSPPPKIS
- a CDS encoding c-type cytochrome, with product MKNSFSLKAGMLLTAAFGVILVAGSTGSLAFADEALPEGFKKGELAPEPAADMIEAGKRVYFTKCVWCHGVDGAGDGPGADRLWPRPRNFNQGTFKIRRTASGELPLFDAKKPVPGQNDLFETVTHGLPGSAMPSWEGILTEEQRLQVLSFVTTQLVKDRKFTDKQSEAQTVLQLDDLKPIPATEESVKKGAELVKEKKCVECHGTDGRGDGNAFNLKDDWGFSIQPADWHKCWNFRGSRQDPYNVKNIFRTFSTGINGTPMPSFADNSTVEERWHIANFVNSLCEREADGTPLAIDPLADKPKINFVVSSGVVEGEIPADPEHELWKNRARRYVAMGGQITHKPRNFVNRIDDIWVKSLYNDKHVVFMFQWDDRTKSVATGKLPWAPTEVNIDVKEQDPKTGEEGSIAAHQNNYTVYNDAIAMETAVKWKELPAPIKPRYLFGSNEQYPVDIVKWEADGSLRAFEGTGWDKDFAERDTYEENIKVLHSEWKDGRWTVIIQRPLGNKKDQDYDEDTFFEMGQYIPTVFFAWDGHNGDAGRKMAVSAFYYTFLEPPTPREAYIYPVVIAFGVVLLEGWVLTRRSNKRKGKTL
- a CDS encoding cytochrome c encodes the protein MKALMSVGALIGAIGILLLAGMILDIVPSNTVRLVEGYMPMQVLFELTLFVAGFTGLSYMLGTMGMAFPRFWQGIAFWCFILLYLKFRVYPPIPFSVRAMYGTVSLVAVFMWVSANEEDWKKFKQPIMNILDAQSGVNKLLRYAYLVLLPILIGGFSYNAMVPKSEEPIELRTVHPAPPASTKVHGKTYTLQTSQNPYRVNLEGKFDQEYSNANIVEQGMGRLMKPNANPWDKDAQGYLKYVREGGEIFFQNCHFCHGDNLNGRGLHAFAFNPIPANFTDPGTIAQLQETFIFWRVAKGGIGLPNEGFPWASVMPPWEQHLTVDEIWKVILFEYWHTGYYPRTWD
- a CDS encoding glycosyltransferase family 9 protein encodes the protein MTRTIVIIHPGSLGDVLLAVPSMIRLRNRFPTHRLMLCAQDQVAQLLLACGIIDEWTSVQGRACSDLFAGVDSDRRQLQAWLEVCDLAIGWMEDRDGTLSERLRRVGAREAVVRSPFSPTIQAIHQRDRFLEAIQEAPSDGGGTALLTVPEPLLHLGQVCLNDAGFPVGSLLVVIHPGSGSAHKCVAPEVLASVVAAIQTSGAIPVILEGPADREPAERLMQSCVSSPIVLKGLDLLTLAGVLAQASLFVGQDSGVTHLAGLIGVRTVALFGPTDPARWAPSGTKVTVLQGAPCLCQSWNDVSRCEGKPCLKVSQTHLEAVCLAHLREAASR
- the argS gene encoding arginine--tRNA ligase, giving the protein MSSGVVQEKVTSALLGALNGAKKKGQLKTEAWPELSLDAPKRPEWGDLASTVAMSLAASEQRAPHDIAQIIIDNLSQDEQLFDRVEIARPGFLNLTLKPAIWQEVLREIELKGSAYGRAEVGERRRVLVEYVSANPTGPLHVGHGRGAAVGQAVANMLKAIGYDVVSEYYINDAGRQMKLLGTSVYARYEELSNRPIEFPTEGYHGAYITAVAERVKQQLGAELAGREATEVEARCRTFAYQELLGLIREDLKSFGIEFESWFSEASLVDSGAVQRVLDELKAQQFLFEEEGAWWFRSSAFGDEKDRVVRKQDGEYTYLASDIAYHQDKLRRGYDLLIDVWGADHHGYIPRMQAVVQAYGHPKDRLQVVLVQMVNLLRGGKKVEMSKRAGEFITMREVIDEVGADAAKFFFLMRDSNSHLDFDLELAKQRSSDNPVYYVQYAHARISSLWRVAASRGIVCPLPSEADLTVLTDPDELGLIRKLSAYPSVLQGSAMEYQPHRMTYYLQQLAGLLHTFYNKHRVLPPAADRDLLAVTPEGLVPGEGLPKEVLSPERTAARLALMRGIQQVLKNGLAVLGISAPDQM